In Garciella nitratireducens DSM 15102, one genomic interval encodes:
- a CDS encoding sensor histidine kinase: MLNKLRLNLTVLNTIVLILILSIIAVFVYILMFYNLHSGIDDRLISSTHQIENYVNFIEKSPNSENIDLEEKNEYLRILHNMIKENISYVVWDRDQDIYSSYRELEDHVLLEIQDNIFNGVGKSEKIVKDLNRIFYFQTVYKDGISYRICTTQFSTDSQSENIRTIQTVKSLKTEKEVLNRLGLILFCMILVGATLSLIGGYILAGRSLIPVIKSWKRQQEFVADASHELRTPLAVVQTNLEVIKDSPKETIQSQSYWLNNAYEETLRMKKLIDDLLFLARIDSGENPIQWEKIDLSFLIQDVNEKLIPLASNKKIQIIGDIEENVIIQGDSNKLRQLLVILLDNAIKYSPPNTIILVKGTVNKHDVKIEVIDQGIGMKQEDVKRVFDRFYRSDKARSREQGGTGLGLSIAKWIVDMHRGKINIESNLGEGTKVIVQLPFR, translated from the coding sequence ATGCTAAATAAATTGCGCCTCAATCTCACTGTATTAAATACCATAGTTCTGATTCTTATATTGAGTATTATCGCTGTTTTTGTATATATATTAATGTTTTATAATTTACATTCAGGAATTGATGATAGATTAATTTCGTCTACTCATCAAATTGAAAATTATGTAAATTTTATAGAAAAGAGTCCAAATAGTGAGAATATTGATCTAGAGGAAAAGAATGAATACTTAAGAATTCTGCATAATATGATAAAAGAAAATATTTCTTATGTGGTATGGGATAGGGATCAAGATATCTATTCTAGTTATCGAGAATTAGAAGATCATGTATTACTGGAAATTCAAGATAATATTTTTAATGGAGTAGGAAAAAGTGAAAAAATAGTGAAGGATTTAAATAGGATTTTTTATTTTCAAACGGTTTATAAAGATGGGATTAGCTATCGAATTTGTACTACTCAATTTTCAACAGATTCTCAAAGTGAAAATATTCGTACCATACAAACTGTAAAAAGTTTAAAAACGGAAAAAGAAGTGTTAAATCGATTGGGTTTGATTCTTTTTTGTATGATTTTGGTAGGAGCAACGTTATCTCTTATAGGAGGATATATTTTAGCAGGAAGATCTTTGATACCTGTCATCAAATCTTGGAAAAGACAGCAAGAGTTTGTAGCGGATGCATCTCATGAATTGCGTACTCCGTTAGCAGTGGTACAAACTAATTTAGAAGTAATAAAAGATAGTCCCAAAGAAACGATTCAGAGTCAAAGCTATTGGCTTAATAATGCTTATGAGGAAACACTTAGGATGAAAAAATTAATTGATGATTTATTATTTTTAGCAAGAATAGATTCAGGAGAAAATCCTATTCAATGGGAAAAGATAGATTTGAGTTTTTTAATTCAAGATGTGAATGAAAAATTAATTCCCCTAGCATCAAACAAAAAGATACAAATAATAGGGGATATTGAGGAAAATGTTATCATACAAGGAGATAGCAATAAGTTACGACAATTATTAGTGATTCTTTTAGACAATGCAATTAAATATAGTCCTCCTAACACAATCATATTAGTAAAGGGAACAGTAAATAAGCATGATGTAAAAATAGAAGTGATTGACCAGGGAATTGGTATGAAACAAGAGGATGTTAAAAGAGTCTTTGATCGATTTTATCGATCCGATAAAGCTCGCTCTAGGGAACAAGGAGGAACAGGTCTGGGTTTATCTATAGCAAAATGGATTGTGGATATGCATAGAGGAAAAATAAATATAGAGAGCAATTTAGGCGAAGGGACGAAGGTAATAGTGCAATTGCCCTTTCGATAA
- a CDS encoding response regulator transcription factor, which yields MRVLLVEDEKALAAALSKIMSKNNIVADVSYDGEEGYLLAQRDIYDVIILDIMLPNKSGLDILKDLRSENIKTPILLLTARDTIKDRVDGLDSGADDYLVKPFATEELLARIRALGRRSKDFIDSKILEMGNTKLYINNGELEIEGNKKKLTAKESQLLELFLRHPRMVLSKEQILERIWGIEGNAMENNVEIYIHYLRKKLGSKSNLVIETVRGIGYVLKEKDRNAK from the coding sequence ATGAGAGTACTTTTGGTGGAAGATGAAAAGGCATTGGCTGCTGCTTTATCAAAAATTATGAGTAAAAATAATATTGTTGCAGATGTTTCTTATGATGGAGAGGAAGGATATCTATTAGCTCAAAGAGATATTTATGATGTTATTATTTTAGATATTATGCTTCCCAATAAAAGTGGATTAGATATATTAAAAGATTTAAGATCAGAAAATATTAAAACACCCATTTTGCTTTTAACTGCTCGGGATACCATCAAAGATCGAGTGGATGGATTAGATAGTGGAGCCGATGATTATTTAGTAAAACCTTTTGCAACCGAAGAACTTCTTGCTCGTATACGTGCCTTGGGAAGACGTTCTAAAGATTTTATAGATAGTAAAATATTGGAGATGGGAAATACAAAATTATATATAAATAATGGAGAGTTAGAAATAGAAGGAAATAAAAAAAAGTTAACAGCTAAGGAAAGCCAATTATTAGAATTATTTCTTCGCCATCCTAGAATGGTTTTATCTAAAGAGCAAATATTAGAAAGAATATGGGGGATTGAAGGAAATGCAATGGAAAACAATGTGGAAATTTATATTCATTACCTTCGAAAAAAATTAGGAAGTAAGTCTAATCTTGTGATTGAAACAGTAAGAGGGATAGGGTATGTATTAAAGGAGAAGGATAGGAATGCTAAATAA
- the purD gene encoding phosphoribosylamine--glycine ligase: MKLLVIGSGGREHAIVWKLLQSSQIEKIYCIPGNGGIENLAECISGEVEDIDFLVSFAKKNKIDLTIVGPELPLTLGIVDAFQKEGLKIFGPTEKAACLEGSKSYAKAFMKKYHIPTAEYIDTQDMQQALNSLNKFSYPLVIKADGLAAGKGVVIVHNEIEARDVITEMMEDEIFGKAGKKVVIEEFLEGKEISLLVFLHQKGFVPMITAQDYKRALDQDKGLNTGGMGAISPSPIYNNQMRKRILEEILFPTFKGIQKENLEYRGVLYFGLMITRQGPKVLEYNVRFGDPETQVILPRLESDLVDIMEKVIEDRLEEGDLQWKEEKALTVVLTSGGYPESYEKGKLITGLDDKGEKMIFHSGTIKKDGKYYTNGGRVLSITHLGNTLEEAAGKVYQEISKIHFDNMYYRKDIGKFS, from the coding sequence ATGAAACTATTGGTAATCGGAAGTGGAGGAAGAGAGCATGCCATAGTATGGAAACTTTTGCAAAGTTCTCAAATAGAAAAAATTTATTGTATTCCTGGAAATGGCGGAATAGAAAATTTAGCCGAATGTATTTCTGGAGAGGTAGAGGATATTGATTTTTTAGTAAGTTTTGCAAAAAAGAATAAAATAGATCTTACCATAGTAGGACCAGAGTTACCTTTAACATTGGGGATAGTAGATGCTTTTCAAAAAGAGGGATTGAAGATTTTTGGCCCTACTGAAAAAGCAGCTTGTTTAGAAGGAAGTAAATCTTATGCCAAAGCTTTTATGAAGAAATATCATATTCCTACAGCAGAGTATATAGATACTCAAGATATGCAACAAGCCTTAAATTCCTTAAATAAATTTAGCTATCCTTTGGTAATCAAGGCAGATGGATTGGCAGCAGGAAAGGGAGTTGTCATTGTTCATAATGAGATAGAAGCCAGAGATGTTATTACAGAAATGATGGAAGATGAGATTTTTGGAAAAGCAGGAAAAAAGGTTGTGATAGAAGAATTTTTAGAAGGAAAAGAAATTTCTCTTTTGGTATTTTTACATCAAAAAGGATTTGTTCCTATGATTACTGCCCAAGATTATAAAAGAGCTTTAGATCAGGATAAAGGATTGAATACTGGAGGAATGGGAGCAATTTCACCTAGTCCTATTTATAATAATCAGATGAGAAAAAGAATTCTAGAAGAAATCCTTTTTCCCACCTTCAAAGGAATTCAAAAAGAAAATCTTGAATATCGAGGAGTGCTTTATTTCGGATTGATGATAACCCGTCAAGGACCAAAGGTTTTAGAATATAATGTACGTTTTGGAGATCCGGAAACCCAGGTCATTCTTCCGCGTTTAGAAAGTGATTTGGTAGATATTATGGAAAAGGTAATAGAGGATAGATTGGAAGAAGGAGATCTTCAGTGGAAAGAAGAAAAAGCGTTGACTGTAGTATTAACTTCTGGAGGATATCCTGAAAGCTATGAAAAAGGAAAGTTGATTACGGGATTGGATGATAAGGGAGAGAAAATGATTTTTCATAGTGGGACTATAAAAAAAGATGGAAAATATTATACCAATGGGGGACGTGTTCTTAGCATAACACATCTTGGAAATACTTTGGAAGAAGCTGCTGGTAAAGTTTATCAAGAAATCTCAAAGATACATTTTGATAATATGTATTATCGAAAAGATATAGGAAAATTTAGTTAG
- the purH gene encoding bifunctional phosphoribosylaminoimidazolecarboxamide formyltransferase/IMP cyclohydrolase, translating to MLKRALISLSNKENIISFAKELKAMGIEIISTGGTAKLLKENNIEVTRISQVTGFPECLDGRVKTLHPAIHGGILAKREEKSHRDQLKELNIQPIDMVVVNLYPFKETVLKEGTTLEEAIENIDIGGPTMLRSAAKNYHDVVVISDPADYDKVLQQIKENGEVDLKTRLQLAQKVFSHTAQYDAFISSYLEEQSGKKDFSKTLTLTYEKIQDLRYGENPHQKAAFYGEIRPNSCSITTAEQLHGKQLSFNNINDANAALELLLEYKEPTCVALKHTNPCGVGSGEDLYTAYKKAYECDPVSIFGGIIAFNRKVDQRIAKEICKIFLEIIIAPDYDEEALEILKQKKNIRLLKINLSKADREKDIDVKKVRGGILIQEKDIAMIDPKDVKVVTQRAPSQKELEDLFFAWKAVKHVKSNAIVVAKDQKTLGIGPGQVNRIWAAQQSIQRAGDRVKGAVLASDAFFPFSDTVQAAVKAGITAIIQPGGSIRDQESIEECDKNNIAMVFTGMRHFKH from the coding sequence ATGCTTAAAAGAGCATTGATTAGTTTATCTAATAAAGAAAATATTATCTCCTTTGCTAAAGAATTAAAGGCGATGGGGATCGAAATCATCTCCACAGGAGGAACTGCTAAATTATTAAAGGAAAATAATATAGAAGTAACTAGAATTTCGCAAGTAACTGGCTTTCCAGAATGTCTTGATGGGAGAGTAAAAACTTTACATCCTGCAATTCATGGTGGAATTTTAGCAAAACGAGAAGAAAAATCTCATAGGGATCAATTAAAAGAATTAAATATTCAACCCATTGATATGGTAGTAGTTAATTTATATCCTTTTAAAGAAACGGTTCTTAAAGAAGGGACGACTTTAGAAGAAGCGATTGAGAATATTGACATTGGTGGTCCTACCATGCTTCGCTCTGCTGCTAAAAATTATCATGATGTAGTAGTTATTAGTGATCCAGCAGATTATGATAAGGTATTGCAGCAAATAAAAGAGAATGGAGAAGTGGATCTTAAGACAAGATTGCAACTTGCTCAAAAAGTATTTTCACATACTGCACAATATGATGCTTTTATTTCTTCGTATTTAGAAGAACAATCTGGTAAAAAAGATTTTTCAAAAACTTTAACACTTACTTATGAAAAGATTCAAGATTTACGATATGGGGAAAATCCTCATCAAAAAGCAGCCTTTTATGGAGAAATAAGACCCAATTCTTGTTCTATTACTACTGCGGAGCAACTTCATGGGAAACAATTATCTTTTAATAACATTAATGATGCAAATGCAGCTTTAGAATTACTTTTGGAATATAAAGAACCGACTTGTGTCGCTTTAAAACATACAAATCCTTGTGGAGTTGGAAGTGGAGAAGATTTGTATACAGCTTATAAAAAGGCTTATGAATGTGATCCTGTTTCTATATTTGGAGGGATTATTGCTTTTAATAGAAAAGTAGATCAAAGAATTGCGAAGGAAATCTGTAAAATCTTTTTAGAAATTATTATTGCACCGGACTATGATGAAGAGGCTTTGGAAATTTTAAAGCAGAAAAAAAATATCCGATTATTAAAAATAAATTTATCCAAAGCAGATAGAGAAAAGGATATTGATGTAAAAAAAGTAAGAGGTGGAATTTTAATTCAAGAAAAAGATATAGCCATGATAGATCCAAAGGATGTTAAGGTAGTGACTCAAAGAGCACCGAGTCAAAAGGAATTAGAAGATTTATTTTTTGCGTGGAAAGCAGTCAAACATGTAAAATCTAATGCTATTGTAGTTGCCAAAGACCAAAAAACTTTGGGAATAGGGCCTGGGCAGGTAAACCGAATTTGGGCAGCCCAACAGAGTATTCAGAGGGCAGGAGATCGGGTAAAAGGTGCCGTACTTGCCTCAGATGCATTTTTCCCATTTTCTGATACGGTTCAAGCTGCTGTAAAAGCAGGTATTACTGCTATTATTCAGCCAGGAGGTTCCATTCGAGACCAAGAGTCCATAGAAGAATGTGATAAAAATAATATTGCTATGGTATTTACTGGAATGCGTCATTTTAAACACTAG
- the purN gene encoding phosphoribosylglycinamide formyltransferase, translating into MKKIKIAVLISGGGSNLQAIINAIKAGKINGEIKLVISDKKDVYGLERAKKEEIHNFTILQSDFSTKKQWNQAILQVLEDYKIDLVLLAGFMSILDKEIVKAFPNAIMNIHPSLIPSFCGKGYYGKKVHQAVLEYGVKLTGVSVHFVDEGADTGPIILQEAVKVKQEDTVESLAQRVLKVEHKLYPKAVQLFTQGKLKVEGRKVFILE; encoded by the coding sequence ATGAAAAAAATAAAAATTGCCGTATTAATTTCAGGGGGAGGAAGTAATTTACAAGCTATTATAAATGCAATAAAGGCTGGAAAAATTAATGGAGAAATAAAATTGGTGATCAGTGATAAAAAAGATGTTTATGGGTTAGAACGTGCAAAAAAGGAAGAAATTCATAATTTTACCATTTTACAATCAGATTTTTCTACAAAAAAGCAATGGAATCAAGCGATTTTACAAGTATTAGAAGATTATAAAATAGATTTAGTTTTATTAGCGGGTTTTATGAGTATTTTGGATAAAGAAATTGTAAAAGCTTTTCCCAATGCAATTATGAATATCCACCCTTCTTTGATTCCTTCTTTTTGTGGAAAAGGATATTATGGAAAGAAAGTGCACCAAGCAGTTTTAGAGTATGGAGTAAAGCTGACAGGGGTTAGTGTACATTTTGTAGATGAAGGAGCGGATACAGGTCCTATTATTTTACAAGAAGCTGTAAAAGTAAAACAAGAAGATACGGTAGAAAGTTTAGCTCAAAGGGTTTTAAAGGTAGAACACAAACTTTATCCAAAAGCAGTACAACTTTTTACACAGGGGAAACTAAAAGTAGAAGGAAGAAAGGTATTTATCCTAGAATAG
- the purM gene encoding phosphoribosylformylglycinamidine cyclo-ligase — translation MKEKITYQDAGVDVKTGYEAVKKMKKYVEATKTPGVLSELGSFGGLFQLDLKGYKQPILVSGTDGVGTKLKIAFMMEKHNTVGIDLVAMCANDVLCQGARPLFFLDYIGTGKLDSNQAAQIVEGVAKGCKEANCALIGGETAEMPGFYEKGEYDLAGFCVGIVDKDQIITGKDIQPGDVLMGLPSSGLHSNGFSLVRKLFFEKEKIKVEQYLKELGDTLGNILLTPTRIYVKVILDLLERFSIKGLAHITGGGFIENIPRILPEGCRAYIDTDSFPIPSIFTLIEQLGRLEKKDLYHTFNMGIGMIIVVDPKEVDPITKFLENKGEEVYEIGKVGRGEKGVEL, via the coding sequence ATGAAAGAAAAAATTACTTATCAAGATGCAGGAGTGGATGTAAAAACTGGATATGAAGCTGTAAAGAAAATGAAAAAATATGTAGAGGCTACCAAAACACCAGGAGTTTTATCTGAGTTAGGATCCTTTGGAGGATTGTTTCAATTAGATCTTAAAGGTTATAAACAGCCCATTTTAGTGTCAGGAACGGATGGAGTAGGAACCAAACTAAAAATTGCTTTTATGATGGAGAAACATAATACTGTAGGAATAGATTTAGTAGCTATGTGTGCAAATGATGTCTTGTGTCAAGGAGCTCGTCCTTTATTCTTTTTGGACTATATTGGTACAGGAAAATTAGATTCTAATCAAGCTGCACAAATTGTAGAAGGGGTAGCAAAGGGATGTAAAGAGGCAAATTGTGCATTAATTGGAGGAGAGACGGCAGAAATGCCTGGTTTTTATGAAAAAGGAGAGTACGATCTTGCCGGTTTTTGTGTTGGAATTGTGGACAAAGATCAAATAATTACAGGGAAAGATATTCAGCCAGGAGATGTACTTATGGGACTTCCTTCTAGTGGACTTCATAGTAATGGCTTTTCTTTGGTAAGAAAATTATTTTTTGAAAAGGAGAAAATAAAAGTAGAGCAATACTTAAAGGAATTAGGAGATACTTTAGGAAATATACTTTTGACTCCAACTCGGATTTATGTAAAAGTAATTTTAGATTTATTAGAAAGGTTTTCTATAAAGGGACTAGCTCATATTACAGGCGGGGGATTTATAGAAAATATTCCTCGTATTCTTCCCGAAGGATGCAGAGCCTATATAGATACCGATTCTTTTCCTATTCCATCTATTTTTACTTTAATAGAACAATTAGGGAGACTAGAAAAAAAAGATTTATATCATACTTTTAATATGGGGATTGGTATGATAATTGTGGTGGATCCTAAAGAGGTAGACCCCATTACAAAATTTTTAGAAAATAAGGGAGAAGAAGTTTATGAAATTGGAAAAGTAGGGAGAGGAGAAAAGGGCGTAGAACTATGA
- the purF gene encoding amidophosphoribosyltransferase — translation MSITIDLEQDHLHEECGVFGIYSKNKDFNVAYDIFHGLYALQHRGQESAGIAVVKDRKIHFHKQKGLVSTVFQKENLKQLKGSMGVGHVRYSTTGNSSALQNAQPLVVNYKKGSIALAHNGNLINAYSLRTLMEDKGIIFQSTNDSEVIANLVAQMHGTNIEEALKATMNLIKGSYALVIVNKDKLIGVRDIYGNRPLVIGKREDAYVLASESCALDAVGAEMVRDVEPGEIVTIDEKGIHSIFSSYDCKKAVCIFEYVYFARPDSIIEGISVYHSRYQAGKILAQESPVDADIVISVPDSGTPAAIGYSKFSGIPYELGLIKNKYVGRTFIEASQKKREAAVRIKLNPLRSAIEGKRVVMVDDSIVRGTTSKQIVCFLKQAGAKEVHLRISSPPILNSCYFGIDTPDRRQLIAANVSIPQICEEIGADSLAYISEEGILKTVENLRHCVCTGCFTGNYPMEVPKEATKYLFEKQ, via the coding sequence ATGTCAATTACAATAGATTTAGAACAAGATCATCTACATGAGGAATGTGGTGTATTTGGTATTTATTCAAAGAATAAAGATTTTAATGTAGCTTATGATATTTTTCATGGCCTTTATGCTTTGCAACACAGGGGACAGGAAAGTGCAGGAATTGCAGTGGTAAAGGATAGAAAAATCCATTTTCATAAGCAGAAGGGTTTAGTTAGTACTGTATTTCAAAAGGAAAATTTAAAGCAATTAAAAGGCAGTATGGGAGTAGGTCATGTAAGATATTCAACTACGGGGAATAGCTCTGCTTTACAAAATGCACAACCTTTAGTAGTAAATTATAAGAAAGGTTCTATTGCCTTAGCTCATAATGGAAATTTAATCAATGCTTATTCTTTAAGAACATTGATGGAAGACAAAGGGATTATCTTTCAAAGCACCAATGATAGTGAAGTAATAGCTAATTTAGTAGCACAAATGCATGGAACCAATATAGAGGAAGCATTAAAAGCCACGATGAATCTAATCAAAGGATCTTATGCTTTGGTAATTGTAAATAAAGATAAATTGATCGGAGTAAGGGATATTTATGGGAATCGACCTTTGGTCATTGGGAAGAGAGAAGATGCTTATGTTCTTGCTTCAGAGAGTTGTGCACTAGATGCTGTAGGAGCAGAAATGGTAAGAGATGTAGAACCAGGAGAAATTGTTACTATTGACGAGAAAGGGATTCATAGTATTTTTAGTTCTTATGATTGTAAAAAAGCAGTTTGTATTTTTGAATATGTTTATTTTGCTCGTCCAGACTCTATCATAGAAGGAATTAGTGTATATCATTCTAGATATCAAGCCGGAAAGATTTTAGCACAAGAATCCCCTGTAGATGCAGATATTGTGATTTCAGTACCTGATTCTGGAACCCCAGCAGCCATAGGATATTCCAAATTTTCTGGAATTCCTTATGAATTAGGGCTGATTAAAAATAAGTATGTAGGAAGAACTTTTATTGAAGCATCCCAAAAGAAAAGAGAAGCTGCTGTAAGAATAAAACTAAATCCGTTAAGATCAGCAATTGAGGGAAAGAGGGTGGTGATGGTAGATGATAGTATTGTACGAGGAACTACCAGTAAACAAATCGTTTGTTTCTTAAAACAAGCAGGAGCAAAAGAGGTTCATTTACGCATCAGTTCTCCACCTATTCTCAATTCTTGCTATTTTGGAATTGACACTCCGGATCGACGGCAATTGATCGCTGCAAATGTATCCATTCCTCAAATATGTGAAGAAATTGGTGCAGATAGTCTTGCTTATATTAGTGAAGAGGGAATTTTAAAAACCGTGGAAAACCTAAGACATTGTGTTTGCACAGGTTGCTTTACAGGAAATTATCCTATGGAAGTACCTAAAGAAGCGACGAAATATCTTTTTGAAAAGCAATAG